The Alnus glutinosa chromosome 10, dhAlnGlut1.1, whole genome shotgun sequence DNA window ATGCCAAAAGGAAATATATGGCTCTTTCAGTTCTATGAGTCAAAACATTGCTGCTTTATTAGCTAAGACACATTCTCCATCTCAATTTGCCTATTCTCAACCTGCTGCTGGGAATCCTTCTCATTTTGGCAAGTCTTCTTTTGCTATGAAGGATCGTCCTACATGCAGCCACTGCGGACTTCATGGCCACACTATGGAGAAGTGCTACCGTTTACACGGTTTTCCTCCCAGTTTCAAGTTTATAAAGGAAAGAATGGTGTTGATTCCCATTATGCAAATCAGGTCTCAGAGAGTGAGTCTCCCTCTGTCACTCTGCCTATCATCCAGGAGCAAATTCAACAACTCTTTGCTATGCTTAAGCCTCATTCCGAAGGGGTGTCATCAATGAACCAAGTTGGCTCACCTCAAACCCATCTCGTTCCCCATATGTCAGGTAAAATACTCACTTCTTCCAATCTTTCTCAATTTCCACAACATTCTGTTTTTCCTTCCATTTATTCCTTTTAAGTTGCTTCTCAACTTGTTAATCATCCGTGGATTATAGACATAGGCCCCACTGACCATATGGTttgttctatttcttttcttaccaCAATTACAGCCATTATTTCTAAATCTGTTAAACTCCCTAATGGTCAATTTGCTTCTGTTACTCATGTTGGAACTGTTAAGATTTCTGCTTCTTTGACATTAACCAATGTCCTTtgtgttccttctttttctttcaatcatatatcgtgttccttctttttctttcaatcatATATCAGTAAGTAAAGTAACCaaatttttctcttgttgtcttatTTTTCTTGCTGATTTCTGTTTCATTCAGCACTTGTTGACATGGAAGATGATTGGAGTAGGTAGAGAATGTGGCGGCTTGTTCCATTTGATCACCAAACCAGTATTACCTCCTTCACTTCCTTCATTTCTTGCTCACAGTTTGCTTGTTAAATATGTTTCTTCAGATGTTTGGCATTATAGATTAGAACATTTGTCTGATTCTCGTCAGTATTATTCAAGCATATGcgtaaattcaaataaatgttgtACTATCTGCCCTTTGGCTAAGTAACATCGCTTGCCATTTCCTATAAGTACTTCATGTTCAAATAAAATCTTTGATTTGATCCATTGTGATAGTTGGGGTCATTTTTCTGCTAATTCTCTTAATGGTGTTAAATATTTTCTCACCATTGATGATTGTTCTCGTCTTACTTGGATCCATTTGATGGTTACTAAGTCTCAAACCCAAAATTTAATCACAGCTTTCATTCACCTTGTTGAAACTCAATTTGATTCTAAAGTCAAATGCTTGCACAATGATAATGGAATTGAATTTCAAATGCCTTCATTCTATCAATCTAAAGGCATCATACATCAATTGAGTTGTGTTGAGACACCTTAACAAAACTCAATTGTTGAACGAAAACACCGACATTTATTAAATGTTGCTCGTGCTTTACGGTTTCAAGCTAATCTTCCTTTGTATTTTTGGGGTGAGTGTGTTCTTTCAGCTGCTCATATTATTAATCGGATTCCTACCCCCACTTTGTCAAATAAAACTCCATATGATTGTCTTTTTTCCACTCCTCCTAGTTTCTCTCATCTTCGGGTCATAGgttgtctttgttttgtttctacCATCTCTAGAAATTGTTCTAAGTTTGACCCTCGTGCCAAACCTTATGTACTTGTTGGTTATCCTTACAACATAAAAGGATACAAATTGTTTGATCTTTCTTCTCATACCCTAATTGTTTCTCGTGATGTTATATTTCATAAAGATGTGTTTTCTTATCATGCTCATTTTAAATCTTCATATCCACAATATCATAATCTGGTTTTACCTAATCCTATATCTGATTGTGCTGATATTGATATCGTTCATCTCACATCTTCATCTCCTAATTCAAATTTCCCTGAACCTACTTCTATTTCTTCTCCTTCTACCAATATTGTTCCTGCCCCCGATTCTAATACTCATAATGTTCAACCTATTCGCAAGTCTTCATGAGTCAAACACAAACCTAGTTACTTACATCAATTTCATTGTCAAATGGCTACTGCTTTTCACTTTTCTCCAGTTTCTTCAACTGTTTCAGGTATTCCCCATTCTCTTTCTAATGTCCTTTCTTATGATAAATTGTCTCCATCTCATCaacattttgttttttccatttCTACTTCAATTGATCCACAATATTATCACCAAGTTGTTCAACACCTTTGCTGGCGTGAGGCTATGCAAGCTGAGATAAAGGCACTTGAGGCCAATAACACATGGACTCTTGTACCTTTGCCACCTAATAAAACTCTtataggctgcaaatgggtcTATAAGATCAAGCACAATTCAAATAGCTCCATTGAACGTTACAAAGCTCGGTTGGTTTCCAAAGGCTTCACTTAATGTGAATGCCTTAattattttgagactttttccCATATTATCAAACTTACCACCGTTCGATGCCTTCTTGCATTGGCTGTCATCAAAGGTTGGCATCTTCACCAACTTGATGTCAACAATGCCTTTTTACATGGGGATTTAGATGATGAAGTGTATATGAAGCCTCCTCTCGGTTTTATCACCAAAGGAGACACTCGGGTTTGTCGGTTGAATAAATCATTGTATGGTTTTAAGCAAGCCTTTCGCCAATGGTTTTCTAAGTTCTCATCCACTTTGCTTCTCCATGGTTTTACTCAATCCAAAGCGGATTATTCCTTATTCATCAAGTTTCATGGATCTTCCTTTTATGGCCCTTTTGgtctatgtggatgacattGTTTTGGCAAGTAATGACACTCATGCTATTGCTGAATTTACTACTCTTCAATTCAAGCTTAAGGATTTAGGTTCTTTGAAGTTTTTCCTTGGTTTAGAGGTTGCTCGTACTACTGCTGGAATTTCATTATATCAACGAAAATTTGCTTTGGACATTCTTAGTGATACTAGTCAATTGGCTTCCAAGCCTTCCAAATTTCCTATGGATTCCAATGCTTAAGTTTTCAGCTTTAGAAGGTGATTTAATTAATGATCCTAAGTCCTATCGGAGGCTCATTGGTCGGTTGTTATATCTTACCATCACTCGGCCAGATTTAACATATTTAGTGCATACTCTTAGCCAGTTCTTGCAAACTCCTCGGAAACCACATATGGATGCTGCCATTCGCATTCTCTGTTACATTAAAGCAGCCCCTAGTCAAGGTTTATTCTTTCCTACTGcttcttcttgtcttttttttattcgGATTGGCCTGGTTGCTCTGACACACGCTGGTCAGTTTTTGGTTTCTGCATTTTTCTGGGTGATTCTTTGATTTCTTGGAAGTCCAAGAAATAGCCAACGGTTTCCAGATCTTTTGCTGAAGCGGAATATTGTTCTATGGTTGCTACATGATGTGAACTGACTTGGCTCTTCCATCTTCTTAAGGATTTTCAAGTCCCTCATCCTCAGGCTACCCTTCTGTTTTGTGACAGCAAAGCAGCCCTCCACATAGTTGCAAATCCGGTTTATCATGAAAGAACTAAGCACATAAAGATTGACTGCCATGTTGTgcaagaaaaagggaaaattgcaccgttagtccctgtggtatgccataattatttttcattccctatggtttaaaaagttcatgagagattcctgtagtatgcaataattacgttttactccttgggtcgattttccgttcacaattttgacggaatctgttagccctacacgttagcgacacgtgtcgccatcttattggtgacacgtttccatcttaataaaaaaataaaaatttattaaaaaaggttgggccaccccctttcccttttttcttttttctttttttctttttgtttttgtttttaattttaattttttttaaaaaataagtatttttatttattttttaataaatttttatttatttattaagattgaacatgtcagcgccacgtgtcaccaataagatgatgacacgtggcgctgatgtggcatttgacggaatctgttaaaaattttaacagaatttgacgtcagggatcgatttgtaattattgcataccacatggaTCTCTCcagaactttttaaaccatagggagtgaaaaataattatggcatgtCACAGGAACCAACGATGCAATTTTTCCCAAGAAAAAATCCAACTTGGATTGGTCCGAACTCTTCATGTTTCTTCTTCTCATCAGCTGGCCAATTTATTCACTAAAGCTCTTGGTTCTAATGCTTTCCATTCTCTTCTTTTAAAGATGAGCATTCTTAACCTCCATTGTTCATCTTGAGGGGGGTATTAAACTACGCGTGTTAcatatattgttttgtttttttgtttttttgtttttttttgttatttgatgtTGAATGTATTTAATCAGCTTTAGTTAGTTTTTAGTCCTAGTTAAGTTAGCAAGCCGGTTATAAGTTAATTTATACTTATCGATATCCTCTGATCGTACATGTATGAAGATATTATCTTGTGACAGTGATTTGCACCTTAATACAATTTACTACAGATTTCTagaactctctttctctctcattttcatttctGATACTTATCAAATATAGCTTATCAGATAACAAATCTATCTTACATCATCTGAGAATTTCTcaaattcccaaaaaaaataaaaataaaaaaaatgatgacgATTTATTGTAAGAAACCTTAAAAATGGCTTATAACCTGTCTCACACCCTCCAATTCTAGTATTCTTGCACGAAAACTCTACGGTCTTTGGGTACTCTTGCATTTAGCGCTGACCCAATTGGCCAAGCCAGTTCTCTGAACtgaatttttttccctttgttgCGTACCCATTTTGTGTTTCACAAGGAATGTGTGAAATCTTGAAGCAAAAGCACATGGGAACAAAACCCACATCTATTATGTCACAGCGTTGAAGACTCCGCCGACAAGAATAGTTCGTTTTCGCTTTTCCTTTCTTTAGGTTTTACTGTTTGGTTTAACGCTGGTTTGTTGGGGGTAGATGGCCAAAATTGTAGGCTGAGTTTTCAATATTTTGGTTTGCATGTTTGAATAGATATTGGCGATTGAACAGAGAAGTCTCAAACCCATTTGGTTGAACTCTTTTGGATATTCTTTTATGTTCTGAAATTTCGATTTTTTGGGTCAGTAGTGGCTGGAAATTGGAAGAGAGGAATTGGTTTGAATTTGGTGAAAACCCACCtataaagttattattttattagtttttgagGAGGTGAATTTCAGTTGTCTGGTTTCTGGGTGCAAAACCCATATATTAATCAGAAGTGGTTCGTTTCTGAATTTGTAGAAATTGATTGAGAGTCAGAGGTTTGGAGGCTGGTAATTTGAGTTTGCAGCTTGAAAGAAATTTCCCAGAAAGGTTTTGTGTGTTTGTGAGCATTAGTTGCTTTTATCTAGCATTCGTCTTTGAAATCCTTGAGCTACGTGTAATTGGTTGAAGAAGATGGTTGGGGCCACTGAGGTAATGAACCCTAATGCGGATTCCAATGGATCAATTCTGAAATCAAATGGTGCTTTAGAAGAGAAGGTCGATGAGCTTCGTGGCCTTCTGGGAAAAGCTGAGAGTGATCCGCTGAGGATTGTTGGTGTTGGGGCAGGTGCATGGGGTAGTGTTTTTGCAGCTATGTTGCAAGACAGTTATGGTCATTTAAGAGAGAAGGTACAGATTAGGATATGGAGAAGAGCTGGTAGATCTGTTGACAGAGCTACAGCTGAACACCTATTTGAGGTGATCAATTCGAGGGAGGATGTGTTGAGAAGACTGATTAGGCGGTGTGCATACTTGAAGTATGTCGAGGCAAGATTAGGTGATCGAACACTTCATGCTGATGAGATTTTGAAAGACGGATTTTGCTTGAACATGATTGATACCCCTCTCTGCCCTTTGAAGGTTGTCACTAACTTGCAGGAGGCTGTGTGGGATGCTGATATTGTAATCAATGGCTTGCCCTCAACAGAAACCCGTGAGGTATTTGAAGAAATCAGTAGGTATTGGAAAGAGAGAATAACAGTACCTGTCATCATTTCTTTAGCAAAGGGTGTAGAGGCTGAATTGGAGCCTGAACCACGCATAGTAACTCCCACTCAAATGATCAATCGAGCAAGTAAGAATCCTTCCCTTCTTTCTTAAATATTGTTATTTGGTTCTCTACAGCCAGAATGCTTAAATTCTGGTGTTTATCTTCACTTGGTAGTTCTAATTCTCCCTCTCTGAATAAATGGcttattatctttttcttttaatttttttttatttaatttttaattttttatttaatttatatatatatatatatatatatatatatatatatatatatatatatatttttatagttGTCCCTTTCTTTCCTCCTTCTTGTCAATAGAGAAATGTGAATTGGCCACTTAATGCCAGTTAGGAAGGTTGAACCCCTTATCAAAAGGGGAGAAGTACCACTTAGCTACAATGGTCGGTGGTCtgcttttacttttactttatttctATACAAATATAACAGTGGATGACATATACAAGCCTCTAGTTTGATCCACGTGTTACTATCAATTACCAATATGAGTTGTCATATTGGTAACTCAATGAATACATTTGATGGTTTCTCTGGGTAATAGTATGTAAAAACTTTGTTTCCTAATAGgcattcaaataaataattagattgCCTTAAGCACAATCTTGAACCATGGGATCTGGTTGCCATATTTAAGGAACCGTGATAATTCACTCAAGATAATTGTGCATATCAGGATCCTTTTGAGAAACCTACATATTCTCTCTCAAAAGGAGTAAGATGACATATTGGTACTGAGAATATGGAATTCTGTTTATCATATTGTTAGTTGTTAGAATAAAGGCCATTTTTGTTGAtgcttttgttttctattcttaagacaaatatattaacaaacaatttaaaacacaaaatactcttcTGAACACAAAACATTTCTAAAAACAGTTTTCACCTCTATCTCTATGTCACATgagaacactttttcaaaccaaaaacaaaaaacgcaTTAACAAATATACCTTTGGTTGTAGTTTTCATAGGTTATTGGGGCTGAACATGCTAACTTGACGCTTGGTTGTAGTTGAATGCTAAAACCATTAAGAAGATGATTGAAAGTATTGAGGTGGCAGGCTCAATGGCATTCActgctttcttttttctgacAATCCAACCTTTTTGGCTTTATGCTAGTTTCATTTGTTTTCACTAGCTCTTAGATTGCCTTCCTTGCTTTAGATTGGATTTtggataaaaaatttaagaatgtcTAAGAAACTCTTagaaaacttgaaatttttcagGAACTTCTGAAAATTTGTGGATCATGTTTCTCATGTTCTctctttgcttttttaaaagCCTTCTCCCCATAATAATTCTTGGTCTTCTTTTACACTGTCATTAATATGCCCTTAAGTTTGCCATGGGGACAAGTTTATAAGGGTTGCATATTTGTCGTTTCAAGTCTTTTCTTGTAGTTTCTGTTGAAGGTCCTTATGcaattcaagttcatttgaccACTCCATTTTTCTGTTGTATAAATGGGATTAGCTTCTTGCTTGAATTTTCTGTGCAGTTACCTGTTCCACTTTTTTTCTACAAACAATGCTGATGGTTTCTCGgaaagttttaatttataaatagcTAAAAGTAAACAGACAAAGAAGAAAGGGCTCTCCATCACAAGTGAAATAAGGTTTTTTGTCAGTATTGTGCTTCATGTCTTGCTAAGCAGTGAATTTTGATatcctttcttcctttcttatGGTACTTGCATGGTTTTCCTCTCTCttaaaatttattgtttctTCGCCATTATACTCTGTTGATATATTATGCTTTGCAGCTGGTGTTCCAATGGAGAACATTCTTTATCTTGGAGGACCTAATATAGCCTCAGAGATCTACAACATGGAATATGCTAATGCTCGAATATGTGGATCTGAAAAGTGGAGGAGACCATTGGCAAAGTTTTTGAGCCAGCCCCACTTTATAGTATGGGACAATGGTGACCTTGTTACTCATGAAGTCATGGGAGGCTTAAAGAATGTCTATGCTATTGGAGCTGGTAAGATTCAGTTTCATAATAGTACTTGGACAGTTAGAAACAAGTTAAAAAACTCTATTTATCAGGATCCACGACTGTTGATCTTTCCTAATGCATGTTAATTTATTCAGGTTATTATGTCAACCAGTTCCTAGTTGAGCTTCAGGCTTGATTGGTATATAGGTTGCATTGCTCCTGCAAATCAGATTGTATATTGTTGAAACTTGAAATTTATTTTGGTATGAGTCATGGCAAACTGCTCTCAAGAAATTTTCAGAAATGAAACCTTACATGACATGTGGAATTGAGAAGCTTAAAAGGAGGAAAATGAATATCAACTCTTCTATCTGTGCTTTAGGATGCCTAAGCAGGAAGTATCATATATCTATATGCGATTGATTTTTTTCTGTATGTTGATGAAAGTCTTTAACAATATTTAGACATCTTTTAGTACTTTAGAAACGTCTTATGGAGAGTTTGATCCGTGTTATACATATTATTTGCTTGCTTTGGTCTTAGGAGTTTGGACCAAAAATTTGAACTATATGATCATTGGGTGTCCACCCATGCATCTTCTTAAATCTAGACACATGGGACACAGCTACATTCAGTGAAATATTATACTCAAACATGTATGTGCTCAAGTTTGGTAACATATTTATTTGAAGAATATAGTGACTTTATTACATTATAATAGGTCCATGACAAATGGGGATAATGCATATATGACATTCTTTGGTACATTTTAAGTGGACAATGTATATTGGAACCCATCTAAGAGCAGGCtcctttttcttcatttgttaCTAGATAGAGTTTATCTAGGAATATCCCTAGTTTTCTCATTGATGAAAATTGCAATTTCTTGCACTAGAAATCGTGAGGTCATTTCTTCACGTTATGAGTAGATCTGTTGATGGTCTTCAATAACAGGAAGTTTGTTCTCTTGGATCCCTAGAGTAGTCAGTCAAGATGCGAGATCTTTAGCAAATGAAAagcttcttcagttcttcttgTCTTTCGTACATGTCTAAGAATATagaagaaattttcaaaaaaaaaaaaaaaagaatatagaagAAAAACACATTCGATCATTTTGAAATCTTGTTGAAGAAtattaagtttcaaaatttcTGTAATATAAATGTCTTAACTTCTGTTTTGATTCCACAGGAATGATAGCAGCCCTAACCAACGAGAGTGCCACCAGCAAATCAGTGTACTTTGCACACTGTACATCTGAGATGATATTTATCACTCATCTCATAGCAGAAGAACCAGAGAAACTTGCAGGGCCTTTGTTGGCTGACACTTATGTAACCCTGTTGAAAGGTCGTAATTCATGGTATGGACAAAAGTTGGCCAAAGGCGAATTGACCCTTGAAATGGGTGATAGCATCAAGGGCAAAGGGATGATTCAGGTAGGCATCTTGATCAATTTAAAGGACTGGTCAACAAACAGACTCCTAGAAATTGACATTGAATATGCTGAAAGTGAATTGACTTGAAAACGAAGTTGCATAGAATAATAAGTGCTTTGTCttatcattcttttcttttttttttttttgaagattcttTTTTAAGTAAACCATTCAATTTTGATATCGTGTCGTGAGCATTACCATACTTTCTTCCCATCATTACGAAAATATTATGTGGCAACTTATATTAATATACAATATACAAGCTCCTTATAAAGTCTCAGGTTTCTTTGCTGCCACTGCCAGTGGCGGGTGAATAATCCCATCATTACCTTTTATTGTCATTGATAACCACTTTGTTCCATTTTTTTGGGGTCTAGGCGATATTTTTGCCATTTCTTATACCTCCCTTCTGTTCCCTATACCTTGCAACAACAATTTACTTCCTTGTATTGCAGGGGGTCTCTGCTGTTAAAGCATTTTATGAGCTGCTCTGTCAGTCCAGCTTAAGTACACTACATCCTGAAGAAAATAAGCCTGTTGCTCCAGTTGAGCTCTGCCCCATCTTGAAGATGTTATATAAAATACTTATAACAAGGtgctcaactctctctctctatctctcgtgTGCGGGCGGGCGCACACGTGATTAATATTTGTGCATTTGgaagtttataaaattacttttCATGTATTTGAATCCTTCACGTGTAGTGACCCTAAAAGTAAATATGATGCATCTCTTTTGGTACATTTTCAGGGAGTGTTCATGTCAGGCCATTCTTCAAGCATTAAGGGATGAGACAATGAATGATCCCCGAGATCGTATCGAGATTGCACAAACCCATGCTGTTTACAGACCGTCTCTTCTTGGTCATCAGCCTTGATAACAAATTGCTTTGGGTGTAATTTTGTCACTTGTCAGTGGATGTAAAAGTTCAAGTAAGCTAGTTAGTGTAACTTCTataggtttttttctttttgtaaaaaaaaagggttttgttTTGTCATAGTTTCTCACATTCTGTTGTTTCAATTCCTTCAATTTTGGGGTATAGTTTTATCCAAAAAGAGTGAATGAAGTTGCATGATTTTGATTGCTTCATTATTGTCAACTGTTAAATTACCAAATCCCCAAGACCCCCACAGCAGGATATGGTGTTTTGCTCGAAAGTTAGTTAAAGCTTCACTTACCAAGTAAGAGTTAAAAGCTCCAGAGTTCTTTCCATGCCATTAAGGGAGATGTCAAAAACTTGTATATTCAGTCCAGCATTTTGGAAAGTAATTTCAACATGGGACTTCATAGATATTGAATCTTTTAagggtttctctctctctctctctctctctctctctcttcacttCGATCAATAGAGAGGTGGTCAATTTAGCAAGATTATGCGCAAGTCAATTAGCATTGTAGTAAACTTTGTGAAAGCACCAAATATAGAGAAGATTTAAGAGTTGGCAAGCATCagaaataattatgacatagtTTTCTTTAAACTCAATCTATTAAGGATGCGtatgagattgcgatttcgtagacaataagtgcgattttaaatcaaattgcagaatataaatcatttggaaattacatttttaaaaattgtgatttgaaaacgcaaaaaatttgttttatcaaattgcaggtaagatggtgtttttttgaaaacacaaaattttaaaggttaatttgccattttaaaggctaaattgcgattttgtcaaacacttaattgcgtttttaaaaatcatttttttcaaatcatacattttaaaaccgttaatttaaattgtattttttgaaattttaaatccaaacggactttaaattgacatgtgtGCAAATTAAATGCAAGAAtcatttacattttaaaaatgtatgtgaaaatcacgtgtatttttaaaaatgcatgtagttttcacatatattttggACACATGTGAATTTTATAGattgaattaaatttttttttcccaatctaattaagaagaaaacttgttcttaaatcattatttaacaataaattctgaataatttcattaacattaatgattaaattttaaaaaatttgtggaCTAGGGTATTAGTACTGTCATTCCCCCTGTAGCTGAccaaattatttctcttttttattttttcacatttttttatcattatggGAAACTATATTTTGTACAATGGAACGACGTCGCTTTGTGTAGtgacaaaaacaaaactctGCATTTCTGGAATTGCTGAAAGGCAGGCCGAGAAAGCGTTTATCAGAGAGGAAGGGGAgttctcagagagagagagagagagagagagagagagagatgtctcTGGTAGACTACGCTTCGTCCTCAGACGACGACGTATCGGAGTCCGGCGAAGACCACCAAAACGACCCAGAACAAGCTCCAAACGACAATCCTCAGCTTACTATTCCTCAGAACCAGTAATCTCTCATTTTCtccaaattaataaaaacaattctCATCTTATTTTTGGGTTCTATGTGTTCAAATTGATAAATTAATACATAATGGAAAATTCTGTTATTTGGTTTTGAAATTGATAGATTTGGGTTTCGTAATTGAAGTACTTATTTTGAAGCGAGGAAGGTTTTTCCCTttctctgttctgttctgtttgGTTGGTaagaaaacgaaaagaaaatttgatttttttttatcctgaGAGCAACCCATTAGCATTAGCTTTTgggttttgtgttttgggttttgaccATGATTTGGAATTTTATTAATCTTTAAATTCGATTTTTCCATTGATTCTCTGCATTTAGGGTAATCAGAACATTAATGGataatgaaaaatttattttggaatTGATTGTTTTCAGTTTCGCTATTGAAGTGCTTGTTTTGTCAGAAAATGGAAAGAACATTTTGATTAACCCGGGCGACGCCAAATTTCCACCCTCGTTTcgttttacttatcaaaaaaaagattttgaattttttttttctcgtgcCATGGAATCTCAAGCAATTACGACAAAAGTGAGTAGTTGATATAACATTCATGAGCTAAACTCAtttgcttaagcttttgggttttGGGATTAGACCATGGTTTGGAATTTTGTTAGTCTTTAACCTCACTTTTTCCCATTAATTCGCTGCATTTAGGGTATCATTGACACCATCAAATCAGCAACCACAAAGGACTGCTGTGGATTCATCAGAGCAGTCAATCGAGAGACTTCCGGATGCTTCACTTCTCTTGAACTCACCTGCTATGTCATCTAGTTTGTTGAATAGTAGCGACCACTTGTCTCGGGTTGCTGCCGCCATGGCTGAAAATGCGTCGCGCAAGAGAGACTCAAACGGGTCAGCTTCCGCTCATCTT harbors:
- the LOC133878852 gene encoding uncharacterized protein LOC133878852; this encodes MSLVDYASSSDDDVSESGEDHQNDPEQAPNDNPQLTIPQNQVSLTPSNQQPQRTAVDSSEQSIERLPDASLLLNSPAMSSSLLNSSDHLSRVAAAMAENASRKRDSNGSASAHLPRRKVPRGTLPHSRNFPDTVSGVLVPPQLSGRSNVVTEDIGKLFVRKHAEPSTST
- the LOC133880090 gene encoding probable glycerol-3-phosphate dehydrogenase [NAD(+)] 1, cytosolic; this encodes MVGATEVMNPNADSNGSILKSNGALEEKVDELRGLLGKAESDPLRIVGVGAGAWGSVFAAMLQDSYGHLREKVQIRIWRRAGRSVDRATAEHLFEVINSREDVLRRLIRRCAYLKYVEARLGDRTLHADEILKDGFCLNMIDTPLCPLKVVTNLQEAVWDADIVINGLPSTETREVFEEISRYWKERITVPVIISLAKGVEAELEPEPRIVTPTQMINRATGVPMENILYLGGPNIASEIYNMEYANARICGSEKWRRPLAKFLSQPHFIVWDNGDLVTHEVMGGLKNVYAIGAGMIAALTNESATSKSVYFAHCTSEMIFITHLIAEEPEKLAGPLLADTYVTLLKGRNSWYGQKLAKGELTLEMGDSIKGKGMIQGVSAVKAFYELLCQSSLSTLHPEENKPVAPVELCPILKMLYKILITRECSCQAILQALRDETMNDPRDRIEIAQTHAVYRPSLLGHQP